The Deltaproteobacteria bacterium genome window below encodes:
- a CDS encoding aminopeptidase P family protein encodes MSRWSRRRVLAGAAGFATVACGRPRTAAGPRAPSAPVVTAPPDASEPDAFAALHGRCDGIAAPDALEWSGHRDAVCERMAAAGADAVAVEPGAAAVYLAGLSWGRSERPLLLILRADRSAFVLCPAFEQRSVAERCAELPLVPWREHEDPFAVALRHAPWLARAQLAIEPSMRAFVVAGIRRACPQAQLRDDDVIGPVRLHKQPAELARLRRANEATQAAIAAVAERVRVGVQESQVAAWMHAALVAAGLTDPWALALVGPNASFPHGSGATRSVAAGDVVLVDTGASLHGYRSDITRTWVVGEPSDALARAYAAASAAQRAALATIRPGVTAASVDAAARAGMLEAGYGGDDRYFTHRLGHGIGLEVHEPPYLVGGNQQVLAVGMTMSDEPGIYVPGSFGVRTEDIVLVTADGVDVFGELAPPQLDVRPTA; translated from the coding sequence ATGAGTCGGTGGTCGCGACGACGCGTGCTCGCGGGTGCCGCGGGTTTCGCGACGGTGGCGTGCGGCCGCCCGCGGACGGCCGCGGGGCCGCGCGCACCGTCGGCGCCCGTCGTCACCGCGCCGCCCGACGCGAGCGAGCCCGATGCCTTCGCGGCGCTGCACGGGCGCTGTGACGGCATCGCGGCCCCCGATGCGCTCGAGTGGTCGGGCCATCGCGACGCGGTCTGCGAGCGCATGGCTGCGGCCGGCGCCGACGCCGTCGCGGTCGAGCCTGGCGCCGCTGCGGTGTACCTCGCGGGCTTGTCGTGGGGTCGATCCGAGCGGCCGCTGCTGTTGATCCTGCGGGCCGATCGCAGCGCGTTCGTGCTGTGTCCCGCGTTCGAGCAACGATCGGTCGCCGAGCGCTGCGCGGAGCTGCCGTTGGTGCCCTGGCGAGAGCACGAAGATCCGTTCGCGGTCGCCCTCCGTCACGCGCCGTGGCTGGCGCGGGCCCAGCTCGCGATCGAGCCCAGCATGCGCGCGTTCGTGGTGGCGGGCATTCGCCGCGCCTGCCCACAGGCGCAGCTGCGCGACGACGATGTGATCGGTCCGGTGCGCCTGCACAAGCAACCCGCCGAGCTCGCGCGTCTGCGTCGCGCCAACGAGGCCACCCAGGCGGCGATCGCCGCGGTCGCCGAGCGCGTGCGCGTGGGCGTGCAGGAGTCGCAGGTGGCGGCCTGGATGCACGCGGCGTTGGTCGCCGCCGGCCTCACCGACCCGTGGGCGTTGGCACTGGTCGGTCCGAACGCGTCGTTTCCCCACGGTAGCGGCGCGACCCGGTCGGTCGCCGCCGGCGACGTGGTGCTGGTCGACACCGGCGCGTCGCTGCACGGCTACCGCTCGGACATCACGCGGACGTGGGTGGTCGGCGAGCCCAGCGATGCGCTGGCGCGCGCGTATGCGGCGGCCAGCGCCGCGCAGCGTGCCGCGCTGGCCACGATCCGCCCCGGCGTGACCGCGGCCAGCGTCGACGCTGCCGCGCGCGCGGGGATGCTCGAAGCCGGCTACGGCGGTGACGATCGCTACTTCACGCACCGGCTCGGCCACGGCATCGGGCTCGAGGTCCACGAGCCGCCGTACCTGGTCGGCGGCAACCAGCAGGTGCTCGCGGTCGGCATGACGATGTCCGACGAACCCGGCATCTACGTGCCCGGCAGCTTCGGCGTGCGCACCGAGGAC